The following proteins are co-located in the Methanofastidiosum sp. genome:
- a CDS encoding ribose 1,5-bisphosphate isomerase produces MDKRVIAIAEDIKEMKIRGAAKIGRTVAEALKLEAESYKGNDPDGFVKDIKKTARFLIATRPTAVSLENALRYVLVELGKGYKNGEDVASLKKMISIASDDFCENSNLALERIAEIGSKRIRDGDVIFTHCNSSMALGIIKKAHRDGKKIKVYADETRPRLQGLLTAKELLDEGIDVTLIVDSAARIFIREADHVIIGADAVAANGAVVNKVGTATLASIAHEARVKVIVAAETYKFNPQTYCGELIEIEERDIFEVISKEDYEKLKGLKVNNPAFDVTPPEYIDLIITEKGLIAPQAAILVLKETYGLGLFEKEPWED; encoded by the coding sequence GATAAGAGGGGCTGCAAAAATAGGTAGAACTGTTGCAGAAGCCCTTAAGTTAGAGGCGGAAAGCTATAAAGGCAATGACCCCGATGGATTTGTTAAAGATATTAAGAAAACAGCCAGATTTCTTATTGCTACAAGACCAACTGCCGTTTCACTTGAAAATGCCCTTAGGTACGTCTTAGTTGAACTTGGGAAAGGATATAAGAACGGAGAAGATGTCGCATCTCTAAAAAAAATGATCTCAATAGCATCTGATGATTTTTGTGAAAATTCAAATCTTGCACTTGAAAGGATTGCCGAAATAGGCTCAAAGCGTATAAGAGACGGAGATGTTATCTTTACCCATTGCAATAGTTCAATGGCCCTTGGTATCATAAAGAAGGCTCATAGGGATGGGAAGAAGATCAAAGTGTATGCTGATGAGACAAGGCCAAGGCTTCAAGGGCTACTAACAGCAAAGGAATTACTAGATGAAGGTATAGATGTTACTTTAATTGTGGACTCGGCAGCTAGGATATTCATACGTGAGGCCGACCATGTTATTATTGGCGCAGATGCAGTAGCAGCAAATGGGGCTGTGGTCAATAAAGTGGGTACAGCAACGCTTGCATCAATAGCGCACGAAGCAAGAGTTAAGGTAATCGTTGCAGCAGAAACTTACAAATTTAATCCTCAGACTTATTGTGGAGAATTAATCGAAATTGAAGAAAGAGACATATTTGAAGTGATTTCAAAAGAAGATTATGAAAAACTAAAAGGACTTAAAGTCAATAATCCTGCATTTGATGTTACTCCTCCTGAGTACATAGATTTGATTATAACAGAAAAAGGATTAATAGCTCCTCAAGCAGCAATTTTAGTATTGAAGGAAACTTATGGATTGGGATTGTTTGAGAAGGAACCATGGGAGGATTAA